Proteins from one Bradyrhizobium amphicarpaeae genomic window:
- a CDS encoding vWA domain-containing protein — MTTEPQLPRAARIFVAFAPLLRANGFAVAPEQTTTFLAAIELLGPRSIEHIRQAALATLAPPPERRATFDRLFDLHFRGSEAIARAEDSEDDETVRLQEEGRGDEEPLLSDDATESGLTATRSEALVERRFGATSSTDALRRLAREAPQRLPRRRGHRRMRARRGPFADLRRTLRDSVRSDGEILRLGHMKRRQRPRKMLLLIDVSGSMKSRTEENMKLAHALVQAAPSVEVFTFGTRLTRITRPLRLKRREQAMNAAAHLVSDWDGGTRIGDALQAFLAVPRFGGYARGAAVVIVSDGLERGEPDALRDAVAKLSRRAWRLSWLTPLATSPGFRPQTEALVAIERVVDDIVDGGSSASIVAHILALGRRRAA; from the coding sequence ATGACCACCGAGCCGCAGCTCCCGCGCGCCGCGCGCATCTTCGTCGCCTTCGCACCCTTGCTGCGCGCTAACGGCTTTGCCGTCGCACCGGAGCAGACGACGACGTTCCTGGCCGCGATCGAACTGCTCGGCCCGCGCAGCATCGAGCACATCCGGCAAGCCGCGCTGGCGACGCTGGCCCCGCCGCCCGAACGGCGCGCGACATTCGACCGGTTATTCGACCTACATTTCCGCGGCAGCGAGGCCATCGCGCGTGCCGAGGACAGCGAGGACGACGAGACTGTCCGGCTTCAGGAGGAAGGCCGCGGCGACGAAGAGCCTTTGCTCTCCGACGACGCCACCGAGTCCGGTCTCACCGCGACCCGAAGCGAGGCGCTGGTCGAGCGCCGCTTCGGGGCGACATCGAGCACGGATGCATTGCGCCGCCTGGCACGGGAGGCGCCGCAGCGGCTGCCGCGACGGCGCGGGCATCGCCGCATGCGCGCCCGCCGCGGACCGTTTGCCGATCTCCGCCGCACCTTGCGCGACTCTGTCCGCAGCGACGGCGAGATCCTGCGGCTCGGCCACATGAAGCGGCGCCAGCGCCCGCGCAAGATGCTGCTGCTGATCGACGTTTCGGGCTCGATGAAGAGCCGCACCGAGGAGAACATGAAGCTCGCGCATGCGCTGGTGCAGGCGGCCCCCAGTGTCGAAGTTTTCACCTTCGGCACGCGGCTGACCCGAATCACCCGCCCGCTACGGCTGAAGCGCCGCGAGCAGGCGATGAACGCCGCCGCGCATCTGGTCAGCGACTGGGACGGCGGCACCCGCATCGGCGACGCGCTCCAAGCCTTCCTCGCCGTGCCCCGCTTCGGAGGCTATGCGCGCGGCGCCGCGGTGGTGATCGTCTCCGACGGACTCGAGCGCGGCGAACCCGATGCGCTGCGCGACGCCGTCGCGAAATTATCGCGGCGGGCCTGGCGCCTGAGCTGGCTGACGCCGCTGGCGACGAGCCCCGGCTTCCGCCCGCAGACCGAAGCGCTCGTCGCGATCGAGCGCGTCGTCGATGACATCGTGGACGGCGGGTCGAGCGCGTCAATCGTCGCCCATATTCTGGCATTGGGACGAAGGAGAGCGGCGTGA
- the ftsH gene encoding ATP-dependent zinc metalloprotease FtsH yields MAAILAGGLLLVMLQFGLATYSSTETIPYSQFEQLLAQDKITEVSVGSDTIQGKLKEPLPGGKSAFITARVDMALAEKLAAKGVSVTGVAGGGALQTLLSWIFPVIAFFLIWFWMGRGIGGAQGLGGLMSIGKSRAKVYVEKDIKVTFADVAGVDEAKFELQEVVSFLRDPKSYGRLGAHVPKGILLVGPPGTGKTLLARAVAGEAGVPFFSISGSEFVEMFVGVGAARVRDLFEQARKAAPCIIFVDELDALGRSRGPQSFGGYDEKEQTLNQLLSELDGFDPSAGVILLAATNRPEVLDPALLRAGRFDRQVLVDRPDKIGRVAILKVHAPKIHISKDVELDKVAGLTTGFTGADLANLINEAAIAATRRSAEEVTFDDFVTAIERIVAGIEKKSRVLSKGERRRVAYHEMGHALVAASLPGVDPVQKVSIVPRGIGALGYTIQRPTEDRFLLTVEELKNRIAVLMGGRASEHLIFDGAISTGAADDLQRATEVAIEMVTKYGMDETVGQRTYASKPQAFLVAAQDRIVAAAEATGREIDLAVRNLIEEGERRAREILQRRRADLDAGAELLIANETVTAEQFAPLLGKRSGDSKPVAA; encoded by the coding sequence ATGGCTGCCATTTTGGCGGGTGGCTTGCTGCTCGTCATGCTGCAGTTCGGCCTTGCTACGTATAGCTCGACTGAAACCATTCCCTACAGCCAGTTCGAGCAGTTGCTCGCCCAGGACAAGATCACCGAGGTGTCCGTCGGCTCTGATACGATCCAGGGGAAATTGAAAGAGCCGCTTCCGGGCGGCAAATCCGCCTTCATCACCGCCCGCGTCGATATGGCCTTGGCCGAAAAGCTCGCGGCGAAGGGCGTGAGCGTCACCGGCGTTGCCGGTGGTGGAGCGTTGCAGACGTTGCTGTCCTGGATCTTTCCGGTCATCGCCTTTTTTCTGATCTGGTTCTGGATGGGCCGCGGGATCGGTGGCGCCCAGGGCCTGGGCGGGTTGATGTCGATCGGCAAGTCCCGCGCAAAGGTCTACGTCGAGAAGGACATCAAGGTCACCTTTGCCGATGTCGCCGGCGTGGACGAGGCCAAGTTCGAGCTGCAGGAGGTGGTGTCGTTCCTCAGGGATCCCAAGAGCTATGGCCGCTTGGGGGCCCATGTCCCCAAGGGCATTCTGCTCGTCGGACCGCCGGGGACGGGAAAGACCCTGTTGGCCCGCGCGGTGGCGGGAGAAGCCGGCGTCCCGTTCTTCTCGATCTCGGGCTCGGAATTCGTGGAGATGTTCGTCGGTGTCGGCGCCGCCCGGGTTCGGGATCTGTTCGAGCAGGCCCGCAAGGCGGCCCCATGCATCATCTTCGTCGACGAACTCGACGCGCTGGGACGCAGCCGCGGGCCGCAGTCGTTCGGCGGCTACGACGAGAAGGAGCAGACGCTCAATCAGCTCCTGTCCGAACTCGACGGCTTCGACCCGAGCGCCGGCGTCATTCTGCTGGCGGCCACCAACCGGCCCGAGGTCCTGGATCCGGCGCTGCTGCGCGCAGGTCGGTTCGACCGGCAGGTTCTGGTTGACCGGCCGGACAAGATCGGCCGCGTTGCGATCCTGAAGGTGCACGCCCCCAAGATTCACATCAGCAAGGACGTCGAGCTCGACAAGGTGGCAGGTCTCACGACCGGCTTCACCGGGGCCGACCTCGCAAATCTCATCAACGAAGCCGCGATCGCGGCGACCAGACGGAGCGCCGAGGAGGTCACGTTCGACGATTTCGTCACGGCGATCGAGCGGATCGTGGCCGGCATCGAGAAAAAGAGCAGGGTACTCAGCAAGGGCGAACGGCGCAGGGTCGCCTATCACGAGATGGGCCATGCCCTCGTTGCGGCCAGCCTCCCTGGCGTCGATCCCGTGCAGAAGGTGTCCATCGTCCCGCGTGGGATCGGTGCGCTGGGGTATACCATTCAGCGTCCGACGGAGGACAGGTTCCTGCTGACGGTCGAGGAGCTGAAGAACCGCATCGCGGTGCTGATGGGAGGACGCGCGTCGGAGCATCTGATCTTCGACGGGGCGATCTCGACCGGTGCAGCCGATGACCTTCAACGTGCGACCGAAGTCGCGATCGAAATGGTGACCAAGTACGGTATGGACGAGACGGTGGGACAACGCACCTATGCGTCCAAGCCGCAGGCCTTTCTCGTGGCGGCGCAGGACAGGATCGTTGCGGCCGCGGAGGCTACCGGCCGCGAGATCGATCTCGCCGTACGTAACCTGATCGAGGAGGGAGAGCGCCGCGCCCGCGAGATCCTCCAGCGCCGGCGGGCAGATCTCGATGCCGGCGCCGAACTATTGATCGCAAACGAAACGGTTACGGCCGAGCAGTTTGCACCGCTGCTCGGCAAGCGCTCCGGAGACAGCAAGCCGGTCGCCGCATGA
- a CDS encoding isochorismatase family protein, translating into MTHVTLRSEFETLIDPYAPVAQVGTGFDFTEGPIWHPVDHYLLFSDMPGDVRRRWDARRGVAEVKRPSNKCNGMTYDAELNLIVCEHATSSLIRERPDGRREVLASHFQGQELNSPNDVCVHSSGAIYFSDPWYGRMPVYGVERPRQLGFQGVYRLVPGGEPKLVVERNLFDQPNGLCFSPDETLLYVNDTVQALIRVFEVNADGSLSNARVFASGIRSELEAGLPDGMKCDQHGNVWVTAPGGVWVYSPRGELLGKVRVPEMVANLAWGGPDFRTLYLTSTHSVYAIPTKVGPRHEPYMSGRRSGGGQAASASPAAPILADGEMRLDPQRCAMIIQDLQNDVIMDGGAFAESGAPGHAKHQHVVENVRRLAETARARGVAIIHVWFVVEPGAPGVTLNAPLFEGLVDSKAMVRGSWGAAPVSSLEPRPGDFVVEKMRMSAWEGTRLETILKATGRDMIINTGAWTNMSVEHTARTGADKGYFMIVPEDCCSTMNADWHNASINFAMQNVAIVTRADAVINALR; encoded by the coding sequence ATGACGCACGTCACTTTGCGAAGCGAATTCGAAACCCTGATCGACCCCTACGCGCCGGTCGCGCAGGTCGGCACCGGCTTCGACTTCACGGAGGGGCCGATCTGGCATCCGGTCGATCACTATCTGCTGTTCTCGGACATGCCGGGTGATGTACGCCGTCGCTGGGACGCGCGGCGCGGTGTGGCCGAGGTCAAGCGTCCCTCGAACAAGTGCAACGGCATGACCTATGATGCCGAGCTCAATCTGATCGTCTGCGAGCACGCGACCTCATCGCTGATCCGCGAACGGCCGGACGGGCGGCGCGAGGTGCTGGCTTCGCATTTCCAGGGCCAGGAGCTGAATAGCCCGAACGACGTCTGCGTTCACTCCTCCGGCGCGATCTATTTCTCCGATCCCTGGTACGGCCGCATGCCGGTCTACGGCGTGGAGCGCCCGCGCCAGCTCGGCTTCCAGGGCGTCTATCGTCTCGTGCCCGGCGGCGAGCCGAAGCTCGTGGTCGAGCGCAATCTGTTCGACCAGCCGAACGGGCTGTGCTTCTCGCCGGACGAGACGCTGCTCTATGTCAACGACACCGTGCAGGCGCTGATCCGCGTCTTCGAGGTCAATGCCGACGGCTCGCTGTCGAATGCGCGGGTGTTCGCAAGCGGCATCCGCTCCGAGCTCGAGGCCGGCCTGCCCGACGGCATGAAATGCGACCAGCATGGCAATGTCTGGGTCACCGCGCCCGGCGGGGTCTGGGTCTATTCACCGCGCGGCGAGCTGCTCGGCAAGGTCCGCGTGCCCGAGATGGTCGCCAACCTCGCCTGGGGCGGCCCGGATTTCCGCACGCTGTATCTGACCTCCACGCATTCGGTCTACGCCATTCCGACCAAGGTCGGCCCGCGGCATGAGCCCTACATGAGCGGCCGGCGAAGCGGCGGCGGCCAGGCGGCAAGCGCCTCGCCGGCGGCGCCGATCCTCGCCGACGGCGAGATGCGGCTCGATCCGCAGCGCTGTGCCATGATCATTCAGGACCTTCAGAACGACGTCATCATGGATGGCGGCGCCTTCGCCGAGTCCGGTGCGCCTGGACATGCGAAGCACCAGCACGTCGTCGAGAACGTCCGCCGCCTTGCGGAGACCGCGCGGGCACGGGGCGTTGCCATCATCCACGTCTGGTTCGTGGTCGAGCCGGGCGCACCCGGCGTGACGCTGAACGCGCCGCTGTTCGAGGGTCTGGTCGATAGCAAGGCGATGGTGCGCGGCAGTTGGGGCGCGGCGCCCGTTTCCAGCCTCGAACCGCGGCCAGGCGATTTCGTCGTCGAGAAGATGCGGATGAGCGCCTGGGAAGGCACGCGGCTGGAGACAATCCTCAAAGCGACCGGGCGCGACATGATCATCAACACCGGCGCCTGGACCAACATGTCGGTCGAGCACACCGCCCGCACCGGGGCAGACAAGGGTTACTTCATGATCGTCCCCGAGGATTGCTGCTCGACCATGAACGCGGACTGGCACAATGCGTCGATCAACTTCGCCATGCAGAACGTCGCGATCGTCACGAGGGCAGACGCCGTTATCAACGCGCTGAGATGA
- a CDS encoding DUF6894 family protein encodes MPNYYFDMKDGVPVRDRSGLELVSDGAAIAHSKNLADGVRRDKPKGHPDLQVVVIDESGREIHRERIYPDAT; translated from the coding sequence ATGCCCAACTATTATTTCGACATGAAGGACGGTGTACCCGTCCGGGACAGGTCCGGACTGGAGCTGGTGAGCGATGGCGCCGCCATCGCGCACAGCAAGAATCTCGCTGACGGGGTGCGCAGAGACAAGCCGAAGGGCCATCCCGACCTGCAGGTCGTCGTCATCGACGAGAGCGGCCGGGAAATCCATCGCGAGCGGATTTATCCAGACGCCACCTGA
- a CDS encoding FMN-dependent NADH-azoreductase yields MAKLLHLSCSPRADSESTAGARVFLDGFRQARPDWDLDVMDLWRERVPEFSGPIVEAKYARMNGQAFNDAQRDGFAEAERMALRFSLADRVLISTPMWNFGIPYKLKQWFDIIVQPGLTFRFDPSQGYLPLLKDRPTLVILASGSDFATGMNRGRIDMATPYLRDILRFIGIDDVRFVPIGPTTGPQQPIEAARDRAHRRLAAMAATF; encoded by the coding sequence GTGGCAAAGCTCCTGCACCTCTCCTGCTCACCCCGCGCCGACTCCGAGTCGACCGCCGGCGCGCGGGTCTTTCTCGACGGCTTTCGCCAGGCCCGGCCGGACTGGGATCTCGACGTCATGGACCTCTGGCGGGAGCGGGTGCCTGAATTCTCGGGCCCCATCGTCGAGGCCAAATATGCCCGGATGAACGGGCAAGCGTTCAACGACGCGCAGCGCGACGGCTTTGCCGAGGCCGAGCGCATGGCGCTGCGGTTCTCGTTGGCCGATCGCGTGCTGATCTCGACGCCGATGTGGAACTTCGGCATTCCCTACAAGCTCAAGCAGTGGTTCGACATCATCGTGCAGCCCGGGCTGACATTCCGGTTCGACCCGTCACAGGGTTATCTCCCGCTGCTCAAGGACCGGCCGACGCTGGTGATTCTCGCCAGCGGCAGCGACTTTGCCACCGGCATGAACCGCGGCCGCATCGACATGGCAACGCCTTACCTGCGCGACATCCTGCGCTTCATCGGCATCGACGATGTCCGTTTCGTGCCGATCGGGCCAACCACCGGGCCGCAGCAGCCGATCGAGGCTGCGCGGGACAGGGCCCATCGACGGCTGGCCGCAATGGCCGCGACTTTCTGA
- a CDS encoding amidohydrolase family protein, with product MTDIVDGHHHIWRQADLPWLTGPMQPRIFGPYEPIRRDYPIQEYLDDIKGTGVTRSVYVQTNWANDRFEDEAAWVQRTADEHGWPHAIVAYADFAVDDVRPQLDRLKRYPLVRGVRMQLHWHENPLYRFAARADLCADPMIRRNVARLADYGWSFDLQVFTPQMPDAAALAEACPDVTFILQHAGMLEDLSPSGRAAWRSGMARLAACPNVVSKLSGLGTFIHRNDPAHIAAVLTDTVAIFGAERCLFGSNFPIEKLWTSYRELVGAFRAAAAPFSAEQQAAIFRTTATRVYRL from the coding sequence GTGACCGATATTGTCGATGGCCATCATCACATCTGGCGGCAAGCGGACCTGCCCTGGCTGACCGGCCCGATGCAGCCCCGCATCTTCGGGCCGTATGAACCGATCCGTCGCGACTATCCGATCCAGGAATATCTCGATGACATCAAGGGCACCGGTGTCACGCGATCGGTCTATGTGCAGACCAACTGGGCCAACGACCGCTTCGAGGACGAGGCGGCCTGGGTGCAGCGGACAGCCGACGAACACGGCTGGCCGCACGCGATCGTCGCCTATGCCGATTTTGCCGTGGACGACGTACGCCCGCAGCTCGATCGCCTGAAGCGCTATCCACTCGTGCGCGGCGTGCGCATGCAGCTGCACTGGCACGAGAATCCGCTCTACCGCTTCGCCGCCCGGGCGGATCTCTGCGCCGATCCGATGATCCGCCGCAACGTCGCGCGTCTCGCCGACTACGGCTGGAGCTTTGATTTGCAGGTGTTCACCCCGCAGATGCCGGACGCCGCTGCGCTGGCCGAGGCTTGCCCCGACGTGACCTTCATCCTGCAGCATGCCGGCATGCTGGAGGATCTCTCGCCTTCCGGCCGCGCCGCCTGGCGCAGCGGGATGGCCCGGCTTGCGGCCTGTCCGAACGTGGTGTCAAAACTGTCCGGGCTCGGCACCTTCATTCATCGCAACGATCCCGCGCACATCGCAGCGGTCCTCACCGACACCGTCGCGATCTTCGGCGCCGAGCGCTGCCTGTTCGGCTCCAATTTCCCGATCGAGAAATTGTGGACCAGCTATCGCGAACTCGTCGGCGCCTTTCGCGCGGCCGCCGCGCCGTTCAGCGCGGAGCAGCAGGCCGCCATCTTCAGGACGACCGCGACGCGCGTCTACCGGCTTTGA
- a CDS encoding N-acyl homoserine lactonase family protein, producing the protein MALEIKILDYGDIELESSFLVLGRDCGRTRRVLTLGFLILGGKYPVVVDTGYRSNQIMETLGMRGLQYHENMIENQLARHGVRMGDVRFVCHTHLHIDHAGKDDLFPMNTTVVLNRKELEYSVSGLMHPQYPAPDIKHLIDRLHTKSALRFLDLEITGPIELMPGVYCDAANAHTEGSMNVIVETADGIATICGDVIYDFNDQIVTPFNEINDWEPRTTGNHGTSKRAEKASIKKLLSNSRYLLPVHDRPAKIEGGNVVGRLHDQVPGPIVQSLPARNWFPA; encoded by the coding sequence ATGGCGCTGGAGATCAAGATCCTGGACTATGGCGATATCGAACTGGAATCGAGCTTTCTAGTGCTCGGCCGCGACTGTGGCCGCACCCGCCGCGTCCTCACCCTCGGCTTCCTGATCCTCGGGGGGAAATATCCGGTCGTGGTCGACACCGGCTACCGCTCCAACCAGATCATGGAGACGCTGGGCATGCGGGGCTTGCAGTACCACGAGAACATGATCGAGAACCAGCTGGCTCGCCACGGCGTGCGCATGGGCGACGTCCGTTTCGTCTGCCACACCCATCTGCACATCGACCATGCCGGCAAGGACGATCTGTTCCCGATGAACACGACCGTCGTGCTCAACCGCAAGGAGCTCGAATATTCCGTCTCCGGCCTGATGCATCCGCAATATCCGGCGCCCGACATCAAGCACCTGATCGACCGCCTGCACACCAAGAGCGCTCTGCGCTTCCTCGACCTCGAGATCACCGGCCCGATCGAGCTGATGCCCGGCGTCTATTGCGACGCCGCCAATGCGCACACCGAGGGCTCGATGAACGTCATCGTCGAGACCGCCGACGGCATCGCGACGATCTGTGGCGACGTGATCTACGATTTCAACGACCAGATCGTGACGCCCTTCAACGAGATCAACGACTGGGAGCCGCGCACGACAGGCAATCATGGCACCAGCAAGCGCGCCGAGAAGGCCTCGATCAAGAAGCTGCTGAGCAATTCGCGCTATCTGCTGCCGGTGCACGACCGCCCCGCCAAGATCGAAGGCGGCAACGTCGTGGGCCGGCTGCACGATCAGGTCCCCGGACCGATCGTGCAGTCCCTGCCCGCACGCAACTGGTTCCCGGCCTGA
- a CDS encoding AAA family ATPase: MAVRSNIVGIDSPDALEKALRAAYYLADEGLATSAYLGLALGKPLLLEGAPGVGKTEAAKAIAAVLGRRLIRLQCYEGIDASAALYEWNYPRQMLAIRQAGDESIDIYGETFLIERPMLATLRAPDSTVLLIDEIDRADQEFEAFLLEFLSDFQISIPERGTIRAAERPVVVLTSNRTRDLHEALRRRCVYHWIDYPTAEREARIIMMRASSVAETTARAVVAAVEKLRREPLSKAPGIAEAVDWAEAATLLHNGGARWPDAFKRSIGVALKDEEDLHFISPRLDAMLAEVTA; this comes from the coding sequence GTGGCGGTTCGCAGCAACATCGTCGGCATCGACAGCCCGGACGCGCTTGAGAAGGCGCTTCGGGCGGCCTATTACCTTGCCGACGAGGGCCTTGCGACATCGGCCTATCTCGGCCTTGCGCTCGGCAAGCCGTTGCTGCTCGAAGGCGCGCCGGGCGTCGGCAAGACGGAGGCGGCGAAAGCGATCGCTGCCGTGCTCGGCCGGCGCCTGATCCGCCTGCAATGCTACGAGGGCATCGACGCCTCTGCCGCACTCTATGAGTGGAACTACCCGCGCCAGATGCTGGCGATTCGCCAGGCCGGCGACGAGAGCATCGATATCTATGGCGAGACCTTCCTGATCGAGCGCCCCATGCTGGCCACGCTCCGGGCGCCGGATTCCACCGTGCTGCTGATCGACGAAATCGACCGCGCCGACCAGGAATTCGAGGCCTTCCTGCTGGAATTCCTCTCCGATTTCCAGATCTCGATTCCCGAGCGCGGCACGATCCGCGCAGCCGAACGCCCCGTGGTGGTGCTGACGTCGAACCGGACGCGCGATCTGCACGAGGCCTTGCGACGTCGCTGCGTCTATCACTGGATCGATTATCCGACCGCGGAGCGCGAGGCGCGGATCATCATGATGCGCGCCTCCAGCGTCGCCGAGACCACCGCCCGCGCCGTCGTCGCGGCCGTCGAGAAGCTGCGACGCGAGCCCCTGAGCAAGGCGCCCGGCATTGCCGAGGCCGTGGATTGGGCGGAGGCGGCGACGCTGCTCCACAACGGCGGCGCGCGCTGGCCGGATGCGTTCAAGCGCTCGATCGGCGTGGCGCTGAAGGACGAGGAGGATCTGCATTTCATCTCGCCGCGGCTCGATGCCATGCTCGCGGAGGTGACCGCATGA